The Ammoniphilus oxalaticus genome contains a region encoding:
- a CDS encoding YlbF family regulator, translating to MAIIAQEIDRMTVLLQAQDIAEMILASEEMNEYITTKEGLQKDQHAQEQIQQFQKLKESFEEAQRFGTYHPDYKQINERVRTMRREIQLIPSVGAFRKAESALEELLYQVCRIIADGVSDAIKVPSDNPLYNLGGGCGSSGGCGSGGSCGCAG from the coding sequence ATGGCAATCATTGCTCAGGAAATCGATCGTATGACCGTCCTCTTGCAAGCGCAGGACATAGCAGAAATGATTTTAGCATCTGAAGAGATGAATGAATATATAACGACGAAAGAAGGATTACAAAAAGATCAGCATGCGCAGGAACAAATTCAACAATTTCAAAAGCTAAAAGAAAGCTTTGAGGAAGCGCAACGTTTTGGAACGTATCATCCTGATTACAAACAGATCAATGAGCGCGTTCGTACGATGAGAAGGGAAATCCAATTGATCCCGTCTGTCGGGGCGTTTAGAAAAGCGGAGTCGGCGCTCGAAGAACTACTATATCAAGTGTGCCGCATTATAGCTGACGGTGTGTCAGACGCGATTAAAGTGCCTAGCGACAACCCGCTATACAATTTGGGTGGCGGTTGCGGCTCAAGTGGTGGATGTGGCTCAGGCGGTTCCTGCGGATGCGCGGGCTAG